The Triticum aestivum cultivar Chinese Spring chromosome 3A, IWGSC CS RefSeq v2.1, whole genome shotgun sequence genome includes a region encoding these proteins:
- the LOC123058783 gene encoding WRKY transcription factor WRKY51, with the protein MGDVLRAHDAAATAADDEAGVWPGELDEQLIRELLSDDSLLGSMAPPDDGSERPYRSCGTGGAPAAAPCNEPLPLASASSMALCSSYSGPTIRDIEKALWSRPYTSTQRYGSLYFRRYGAPGTAPERKHTTKVRSCGGGKTPMDGYRWRKYGQKFIKNNPHPRSYYKCTSARCSAKKHVEKSTDDPEMLIVTYEGSHLHGPQTTTLRRLQPPDAAADLPGAAGDAVAGAGIGCSVRPSHGTSSGDDARREGNEPLQGRHEGRRAHGAVQRVTPADSSASSLPHFAAAVDATVLSSSSLDSPWSLEALLPVERI; encoded by the exons ATGGGAGATGTGCTGAGGGCtcacgacgccgccgccaccgccgccgacgacgaggCTGGCGTTTGGCCCGGCGAGCTCGACGAGCAGCTCATACGGGAGCTCCTCAGCGATGACAGCCTCCTCGGCTCCATGGCCCCGCCTGACGACGGCTCGGAGCGCCCCTACCGCTCGTGCGGCACGGGAGGCGCCCCAGCCGCCGCGCCGTGCAACGAGCCGTTGCCGCTGGCTTCGGCGTCGAGCATGGCGCTGTGCTCGTCGTACTCCGGCCCTACGATCAGGGACATCGAGAAGGCGCTGTGGTCTCGGCCGTACACCTCCACCCAGCGCTACGGCTCGCTGTACTT CCGCAGGTACGGAGCGCCGGGCACGGCGCCGGAGCGCAAGCACACGACCAAGGTGAGGAGCTGCGGGGGCGGCAAGACGCCGATGGACGGGTACAGGTGGAGGAAGTACGGGCAGAAGTTCATCAAGAACAACCCTCATCCCAG GAGCTACTACAAGTGCACCAGCGCACGGTGCAGCGCCAAGAAGCACGTCGAGAAGTCCACCGACGACCCGGAGATGCTCATCGTCACCTACGAGGGGTCGCACCTCCACGGCCCGCAGACGACGACACTCCGGCGCCTCCAGCCCCCGGACGCCGCCGCGGACCTACCCGGCGCGGCGGGCGACGCCGTCGCCGGCGCGGGGATCGGCTGCAGCGTACGGCCATCACATGGAACGTCGTCCGGCGACGATGCGCGACGAGAAGGCAACGAGCCGCTGCAGGGTCGTCACGAGGGACGACGCGCCCATGGCGCCGTGCAGCGTGTGACGCCGGCGGACTCCTCGGCCTCTTCCCTGCCGCATTTTGCTGCTGCCGTTGACGCAACTGTGCTTTCTTCTTCTAGCCTGGACTCACCATGGTCCCTGGAAGCTCTACTTCCCGTAGAGAGGATCTAA